From the Echeneis naucrates chromosome 7, fEcheNa1.1, whole genome shotgun sequence genome, the window TGTTGCATTGCCAAAACCACTACTGAGATGTTTTACTAACACAAGTTTCCCTGAGTAATAAGGCTAACTAGGAAACGGTTGCTAGCAACACTCACTGCAGAATCTGGGGCATCCACACTTCACCCACTGAACACTGTAAAACGCCAGTGGCCATACCTATATAGGCAGCTTTGACCAGTGAAAGATGTTCTTCTGTCTATTTCTCTATCTTTCAGTCAAGTCTTGACTCCTGGATCTTTTATTAGGCCATAAACCTCCCCATGTGTCCAAAGGTTGACAGTGAAGCAAACAAGATAGCCAAAAGATTTATCTTATCAAACTAGGGTTACCTGAGCCTGGGTGGAATCAGGCAGGGAACCAAAACTGAAAGTGTACATCTATCACACATGATGCGTAGCACACTCCCAACTGGGTTATCAGTAAGAACCAAACCAGGGTGCCATAAAAGATATACTTCTGTGGCTATGCTGAATCATGCCCTTATTCAACAGTCACAGCAGAAAGTATTCCTAAACATTATATACAATGATCTATGAAGGTTGACATGAGGTCAGGACCATAACAGCCAAAAGTACTTGACCAATCAAAACAACTGAGAAAATTACAATAATTGGTAATCATAATGTTGATGCAATTGATAGTTTTCCCTTGAACTCGTGCTACAGAATTGCTTTAAATAATACTATATAATCACATAATGATTGCACTGCAACTTTGGGTGtcagaacaaaaacacttttacagTCATTCACATCAAAGTGGTACTCTGAACTGACAAACTGAAACTTTCTCACAGCAAGTCAACTAAAGTCTTATGTCTATATTCCAGAGCACTGAGGAATGAATATGTCATTCGTGTTTAACCAGATCTTGAAGGGAGAAACTCACACATTTAAATCGTCGCTCAGCTATACACACACGATTGGCTAATACAATTGATGATACtagaaatgaaggaaaacagaaaatatagaaataaatacacTTACCTGCCATCAGATGTTAGGGTCCAACAGCCAGATATTCTAGCTCCTGAATAAGCCGGTAGATAGTTCATGCCTTGAGATATAATTACAATTTCCACTGTGTGTACTATGCAAGTTTTGTCTTTATCttatatttttgtcttgttatATATGCACACTGAAGTACAGTAAAGCATTTAACAGTACTGCACTCTGGCACAACACATCCAAGGACAAAGAGATAGAGGGAGGGCAATATAAAGGGGAGTCAGCTTTGATGAGAAACGAAACTTTAAACATCTGTGTCTTCTAGCCAATGAAGCAGTGGTGTAAGAGAGAGAATGTGCTGCAGCTTGGTAGATACGGTGCATTCGGAGTGAAACTGCTGCAcagctttttcctcctctttcccttgctcttccctcctccccttaCTCGTCCAGCCAACAAATGTAAGAGGATAACCTACCCTGCAGATTATGTTCATTAGGTGGTATTAATAGCATCAGGTTAGAGTCAGACCTTAACACTCCTGGCACACGCACatagacatgcacacacagaaacatgccaAGCTTGGGTCATCTGTCTTTGACAGCCAGTGTTGCAATATCTGGCTGGAGGTGAGAAGAGGAACCAGAAGGGAGCGACAGAGATACGAAAAATAAACTAAGGAGAAAAGATAGTGTGGGAAAAAACCCACAGTGGGAACAAACCAACAGGCTAATATTATTTTGTGGTGTTATTGCTGCAGTTGGCCGAATTCACAACACGGGTGCTTCAGGATGTGTTGAGGGGGTGAAGTAAAGGAGAAAttgagaggggagagaggaagaaggtgaagaggaagagaatggGGAGGCGATGTGCTTTTTCCCCTGCAGGGACACACTATGTCTCTGTGTACTTTACAGCAGAGTCTGGAGACGTCAGCATAacagcaaacatacacacacgcacacacacacacacacacacagacttcacCCCCAGGGAATAAACAGCATGATGAAACCCAACACTAGCTGCACTGCTCTATCAGCTGACAGTCTGCGGAATAGCCCTgggcacatacagtacacactcCTTCCAGGCCACAACTTGTAGAGACAAACAAATCGTTTTACTCAGAGATCAGAGCAGACAGAATAATACTTTTTCAGTgcaccaaaaacaaaccaacggACTGCACCCACCACACTTTAACAGCATTACTACTTAGTTTTAAACCAAAATTTAAAGCATTTTCCAAATATTTACAGTTTGGACTTGATTTCTACCACTTCCTTGTAAAAACCACAATGCATAAACACAACGGAATTCTAGTGTTTTTCTGTAATCATCACTGCAATTTTGAGAGTTTTGCAATTTTTCTGAAGCACAGCTGCCACATTGGAACAAGAAGTTTGATCTGGTTGCTATGCCAAACATTTAGCAGTGTCTCTACAGTCATAGTGGTGCACAGTAGCGCTACAGGTCCCAAGCTGTAGGAAAAACTCACAATAAATACTGATATGTACAGAGAACCATGGTAAACTACTCACTATATACAACATATAATCTGAAACGAACCCAAATTCTGCAAATTCGAATAATTTAGTAATTGAAGTCACATTTCACAGAAACCATGTAGTTATAACATATTTCGTCTTGACCTACATTCCAAATGCACATTCGTATCTATTTGAGAAACTGGGACAAACACATGTTGGTagatacatatatttatatgcatTCTGTTCCTAAAATCGACAGTATAAGTGATATATATGCCTCTCCACTTCATGAATTTCCAGCTAAATCTTCACTTGTTTAATTAAAAGTTTAGTTCAACTCGCTCTGTAATGTTAAATCCACAGTTATTTCTCACTTTGTGCAACAATGAGGTGGATCATTTCTGTCAACAATCCTTTCCCGGGTTAAATGTGAACATGTGTGATTCTGGTGCTTGGCGTTTGTTTTGATAAACAGGAATGAACCCTCTGTGGTTTGACTGATGCAGTAACACCCTCTTGTGGCTCTGTAAGGCACTAGAATGTAGAGTGGCTTCATGGTAGGTGGATACAGACTAATTGGATGAATGACAGTATAATTTGTTTATGCAGATGCAGCTGCAGTGGTAGTCAACCCCATTCAAATGTCATACGTCTATCTGGAACCTTACATTAGTTGATAAGATGGCATTTGTTTGTCAAGAAATAGCACTTGCCCAATGCTGCAGTGCcagcactaaaaaaaaaaaaaaaaacaaaaaaaaaacacgtcaTGTTTCTGTCATATACGACATGAAAGCGACCTCTTGCTTCACTTCCCCCAGGCTGCTGAGTTCTCTCCCCTTTAACCGCCACGTTGCAGTTGCTGTTCACCTTTAAGGCGCATTAGTATTTCATGTGAAGTATGTTATTTCCCCCCCCAAACGTTTTCCTAGTTTGAGTACAGAAAAGAGAAGTTATGTTAAGAGGGAACCTTGTGTAAGATTTGGACACTGTTATAACTATATGAGGGAGTTTATAAAACGCCTTTAGTTAACGATTACACCATACGTCATGTTTTGTATGGAAGTTAAAGTGGCTGTGTCCATTAAGCCACACAATGTGACAGGTCGTGTTTCCCTAAATTATCTACGTCAACTGCCAGcggagtataaaaaaaaaataaggtcGCCACTAATATCGTGGtattatttcaatgttttcCGACAAGAGCACATATTTCCTGACCGTTTTACCTGTTAGGTACAGACGGAGTTTTCTCTTCGTTCTCCATCTTTGAGGGCCTGTCCTCCTGGCTAACGTCTGACACGCTGCTCACTGTTGTTGAAGGTTGCTCTGGAGAGTACAGTTCGCTACGAGGCACCATGGGATTTGTAGGCGATCGTATTTCGTCTTCCTCAGCCTTAGCGGGCTTCGGGCCTGAAATGGACTATATAACCCAAGATGCACCGCTTCCGGTCTTCATATTTAGAGCTTTGCACGTTATCGTGTAATCGTCCTTTCCAAAATCCAAAAGTGTTTAATGGGCCACGAGTGAAATAGTTTTAAGGTTGAGCAACTGCTtttcaaaaattttatttatgttattttattttcactcgTGTATTCTGTTTTAAGGATTTATTAATTTTTCCACAACTAAATACTGAACACTAAATCAAAAGTCAGTCACAACTAAACTGGGGCCATTTTTTTAACTCCTCTAATTCAAATTGCAATCTTATGTCAGAAATCTAATAAATCCAACATCACAATGATTACAGCCTTTTTTCTCACACAACTTTAACCAATTTTAGCAACAAGGTCTTATTTTGACATCTTAGCATGGAAATCACAGATGTAGCCATAGGCTATGAGTGTAGTTAATTAATGTGACTCCATTCACCGTTCTGTGCAACTGACACTTTGGATGTTTGGATTTTTACCCACCACAATAGATCTGATAGAAGCAATATGATAGGTCCTCCAACAGATACTGTGCTCCCCACTGAGCTTTAATCTTTAAATTATGTAGTCAGTCAGGGGTTGCAAACAAATGACAGATGATATTGAAATGAATTATCTTATCTAGACTTACTTAAAAGTTGAGACAGCTAAGAAAGTTTAGTCAACAAACTTTTATTAATTAGTTGAGGGATACTAATGCACAGGCCATACAACAAGTTTGGGAGAAAAATTGTAACAGACTCAAAGGAGGTGTTGATGCCTCCTACATTAGGTACTATACAGCTTCAAATATGGAAATCTTTAAAACATCATTAGTCTCCTTTTACCTGTTACTTATATTTTAACCAGTTATGAGCTACAACATCATCTgttaaaactgaaaagtttCATTACAATGGCCCCAACAACACAGGACACCATTGCCTGCTTTTGAATTAGGTAGCATACAAAACGAACCACTGTTGTCCAAATAAGAGGATAAAATTCTCAGGGACTTTAATGGGATTTCTAAGGGTTAATCTTGGTTTTGGAAATAACATTGTTGACAAAGGGAAGACACTTGGGCTTCCCCAGGTACAAAAGTCACACCACGCACAGTCCAGGTATCTAGAAAGCTCCAACAACACTCCTATTTCAAGCCTATTTCATGGTATAGTAAGTGCactaaatacagaaacaaacacacatacatatgccTTGTTGTCCCATATTGAATAGATAATAATATAGGACTCTCTCAATGTGTTTGTCATAGTGTACTGAAAAAGCTCAATTTATGTGCatcatcaaaatgaataaaataacaatGTATGCCGACACATAGGCCTACAATGTTCTTTGTGGTCTACAAattttttgaacttttttttttttttcaatttcgTAATATGTAAAAAGCATtttcaaagcaaacaaataaaagtagGGGAGTGAAAAAAGCCATACATTTGAAAAGACACATCAATATCAAAATATCAGCAAGCCAACAAAACCAGCTAAATATGGTGTATTGCTGTACTCTCTAAACATGTTGCAGTTAGCTCACACTGCGGGATAGATATGTGTGTTCCACATCGTAGGAAGACAGATAGTAAAGGGtgtgataaaatataaaatacccACTGTTAAAAGCAGTGCTAAACTATCATATTGCAACACCAAAGCTTGTCAGGTAAACACAGTCAATGTGACATTATTAATGAAATGAGTAACAAGCAGCTGATGAACTGATTCTGTGCCACAGCATAACACTCAACAAAAAGTGTTACCATTTCTGGCATCCAGTCGTTACAAAGGTGCTAACTGTTTaagacactcacacactgacaggccatctctctctctcagacacacacacaaacacacactcactcattcactcactcactcactacACATGCGCAAGGTCTGGACAACTCATATTGGAAAGGTCCTAGAACCAATCAGTGCTTATCTTACTTATCCTCTCCATAAATCGAACCTGGATAGAAGATAAAGGTCCATCCCTctaacagagacagacacatgcATATTCATCCCCACCTGAATAATCTCCATCAGTTGATTAATTATGGAGAAGTTCAGCTCAAATTTTTGCTTTACAATATAAAAGGTCAGAGGGTTGGGATGACACCACCTGggacacacagatacatttcAAATCCAATGTTTCTTGAAAATGTTCAGTTGACATCAGTGCTTGATTTAAATGATGACATTGACATTTTGTTGGTGCAAAATTTTAAGTCCTTGTCAgtacagagaaaatgtcagagtGGCTTGATGGATTTAACTGAGTTGTATCAGGTCCTTAAGGTAGAGTGGCAAGTAAAGCACCCTTATAATCTCGCCAGAATATCCTCACATCATGACTTTACCCAAAGCTATCAGATTGCTACCTACATAATACATACAATATAAAATAGATTTCGGatctgtcattttcttcttaAGTAAGCAAGTCATTATTTTTATGGACATACACTGTAAATATAAATCAAGTATTTATGGAGTTTTCATTTGCTCAAATTGTTAATATAACTGTGGATTCAAGTATCTACCTTAAACGTGTTTAAGTGAAAATATTCTCTGATTGCacacattttagatttgaaaagttatttaataatattggattattttgtttaaatctgAAGCTAAACTAGCATTAAGTGGTAGAGCAGCCTTAATTCAACAAGACCAGTTATGGCTTTGCATGGTGAGTCATAAATATATGGTCATGTTGTATTACAGATACTATATAGAAAGGGTTAAACAGCAATTATCCTGCTCATTATCCAGATTTAGACAAATTTTGATTTTCTCTAGTTTAATTTTTCTAAGTAAAATATTCCCGCTCCTTTGCCTGATAGCCACAAGGCTATGATGAATATTCCTGGAGTGCAAAAATACAAGAGGGGAGCGAGAAGGGTTAAAAGGGTTAAAGTGCAAGGCAATAACTTTGAGCATCCAGGAATTAATTCATATACATCATTATATGTGAATCTTCAtttgcaatttttctgtttaataaaagatttttgtttCCTCAACCTCTCTATAAAAGATAGTATTTTTATTATCTTCTCAGTTCCTCAATTCAAGCTAAAGCAGTGACCAAATATTTGGTCTTCTTTAACATGGTGTCACATCATTTGATTGTGCTGCAATGGTGCAACAAACTTCACACAAAATTCGTCCTTCTGTCCAGTATTTAGCTTTGCCAGTCTCATTTTAGACAGAATACTTCAAGTTTCTTAAAATCAATTAAACAATTTCATATGAAGTATATTGTAACTAACTCATACCTTACAGATGGAGATCAAACAATCATTTGTGCTGATATTCTGCTTAACTTCAGTGTAAAAGAACTGTGGCAAAAACCTTTTGTAATTATGGTTGTCAAAGCAGATACCTTCCATTATCATGTGAtgcagttaaaatgaaaataaatgtcactgaTGTGACACTCACATAGCTGTAAGGAAAACAGAGGGGAACATGATTACCAACTGACCAACATTTTAGCTTATATGACATTTGCTTagggtgaaaaatgaaaagtaaaaagagaagaaagaaaaaagaacaaaaaaagaacacaactatacaagtaaaacaacaaagaaggtTGAAAATAATCAGGTTCAAAACAACATTGCACTACAGCACAAACTGCAAATATTTTGATTACTCATGATCCAATTGAACATGTCAGGCTTGAAAATGACAGGTGGCATCATTGCTTTGagtatatagatatatagatatagatattgtacagtacagtatatctgtgaaaaaaatgtgaaaacactaGCTATCATTAAATGACTTCACCATGCTAATAGAGTATCCTTTTTAAAATCTCTCAAACACAACAGGAATCTCGCAGAGAGAATTGCTCTACAGTTGTTTGGAATACTACCTCTGTTGAAAAAATGCTATCCATGTAGAAGTCAGGATTTTATCTTTGATTACACCGACACCCCTGCTGTGAGTACAGAAACTGAAATGTGTACCttaaaaaggagacaaaagtggaatggagaaataaaacactATAGTTATATGAGTATTGCAAAACAATAGCCACATTGACTCTGGGGTTTCAAAATCAGGATTGTGTTTTACTTCTTAATGGCTGATTTTACTTTCTTCTCAGTGCCAAGTCCTTGAAGAGTTAGAAAGGTCTTTCAGCTTCCTGGCATTACAGTTACAGTAAGCGTCCTCTCTGGCTCCTGGGTCAACAAAAGCAGAGCTACTCTGACAATGACAGCCTCTTGGGTTTGCTTCGTCTGGCAGCAGAGGAGATGGGTTGTCTGTTTTGGCCTGAATGAACAGAGTCTGTTGGGTCAGGCATCAGGGCCTGTGATTGTGTTGGACCCAAGGAAACAGTCTCGGCAGGGCTTGAATTTTGAGTTGTGGCAGgtgcttcagtttttgtttgtaaagGGGCCACTGCAGTGGGGCGCTCTTTGGGCTTGCGGCCCCTCTTCTTACCGGTGGTGGCACCATTTCTCACCTCAATTTTGACCCCATTGTCCTCTGGTGCTTTGCTCTTGCTACTGGAGACCACTTGACTCGCTGCCGCACGAAACCAGTTCTAAGGCAATAAGAAACCCCTTTAGTGATTATAGCGAGCTCtgaagaaagaacaggagcaTTTCACAACCTTCCAACGGAAACTATCTGGATACAGTTCTAGGAGTGTCAGGATTCTCTTCAAATCCTtgattcaatttcatttttgaatttaaGGCCAAGATTTGATTCTTGACTGTAGTTGAAATCACAATGTCACTCTAATCAAGATTGTGACACCCCTATACAATACTATTCAAGGATGACTTGGGAAGACACTACTAtataatggaaaataaatgaaataaaattgttataTTCAACAGTTATCTTAAAGGTTGTAATGATTACCTAGTGAACCAATGCAACGATTTATATTCCTATGATCCAACTAGTTCAATAGAGCCTTGAGAAGTTGTCCCTTTTGGATCATATCGACATAACATTGTATCGATTTCTAGTCATTGAATCAAATCGAATCGTATCATTCAAGGTTGTCCTTTGAATTGAATTGGAACCATGGAGAATGATAAGAATCGAATCGCAAAAATGAATCGTTACATCCCGATTATATTGTTGAAGATACTATATTTGTACTGGTAAAAAGTTAATGATATTCAGAGAAGACCTACAGAGAAGTGCACAAAAAAGTATTGAATAGCTTTGGCCAGGTTTTACTATATTTTAACAggaacattaaaatatataacagaaatataaaatactgaATACATAATCCtaaattgttttaatgttgaGACTGACCCACCTGTGAATGTGTCTTGCTGATGTGGTACTTGACACCACTCTCTGAACTGAACTCTTTCTGACAGATCAGACAGGTGTATTTCCCCAGTTCTCCACCACTCTGCAACAAATCCACgcacgagcacacacacatacatacgcacAAACAAATGCGCCTGGTGATTCAATCAAGACCAGAAGTATGTATGTGTtactgacaaacacattttttaaattagtgattattttttgctttttggtttaAGTCATCTAAGTAAAGTCTGTAATGCCCTGTAATGTAACTCCTTGGCGtgttttcaaagttttaatCAAGTGTCCACAGAGATAAATGCAATCAGTCTAGTGGCTTTTCTATTGGAGAGTGTTTTTACCTGGCTGCAGTTGGCGAGATGGGCTTTTAGTCCTGACACACTGGAATAGACAGCTTCACAGTTCTAAAACAACACAGAAcgaaacagtgaaaaaaaatcacccattttccttttttcatttttggatgTATATTAAGCCAGTCATACTTCATTGATGCAGCAGATGAAGCCCTTCTCCTTGACTTGGTTCTTCCAGGACTCTAGTAGCTCAGGGCTGAAATTGGGGAGGCCTGGGCGGGTGTAATTTAACTATAGAAAAAAGAACATGTGCATCATTATTGCTGATAGAGTCACCATTTACggtgtttatgtgtttattttgcgCGTTCCTGTGAGGGTAGTGCTGTCCCaattacttttttcacacaGGGGTAGTGGGCATAACGAGCGGTAGGGATTATGAATGTAGCCCTTCAGAGCAACGGATTTCAGATGCTGACTCGCTGAGGGAGGGCCAAGtaaaatttcccagaatgcttcgtcatttgcatactgaatcaTACAACAATGTCAACCTCCAGAGAGcgagaggatgtggagaaatTGGAGAAGAAAAACCGCAAATGTACATATACTTTTGCATGGAAAATTTGTAAAAACTTTTTGTAATAACAGTGTTTTTGTATAGAGAACGGTTCAACGTAAGACAATGTGACCACAATGATTTCTGTTCACAATGAGAATCGACTTGGTAACATTAACATGTCCTGTTAATGTTACTCGTTAGCTCTCATCTTTCCTGAAAATTTGTTGGATATTTCACATTATCATGATAATAAAGCAGCACGTAACTTTGTTTACGTTACTATGCAGTTGCTTGCGCGTCCGAACGGAAACTACGCAGTGAAGTAGCAAGTGGCGTCCCAATTCCtagggaagattacaaagccctACCCCTTGTGGCTCCCTTTCGAGGGTAAACAGGTAGTGGCTGAAGGCTAGTGGTAGCGAGTAGGGTGAACACTGGGATTGGCCCATAGTTTCTGTCCTTACCCTCTTACTGTCAGGCACCAGGTCATCCTTGATACGTCGCTTGGTACCCCAGTCTTTGGCCAGCTCATCCTCAGCTATCTCTTGAAGGTGGAACACTGCTACCTGAGCTGACCGACGTCTCACCCTGCCGCTGGGTGTCCGTTCAAAGTCCTCCCCCTGGCTGTCATTTGGCACCGGTTTTTCACTGTCTCcctgcctctctttttcttttactctgtctttttccctggcttccctttccctctccttGAGTTGGCTTGATGGTGGTTTCTCCTGCCAGTTGGTCTTCTCAGGCTGGTGTTGCTCCTTCTTCCCTCCTGATGGCGACTCCTCTGAAGCCACCTGGAGGAGCAGTAGGACACCTCTTTGAGTGGGAAATGTTGAGAAACTTTGACTGGTgctcaaatataaatatagtaaAGGACATTTTAAACTGTAGAAAACAGCTGCGTCTAAATCCTGTTTTTTTACCATCAGGAACATCTTACCCTCTCTTTGccagtgttgttgttggtgtcagttatcttgttcttgttgttgtgggTGGTGCTTATAATGGTGGTGGCGATGGTTGGGGAGTGTTCAGTGCGCACATGGTAGTCCCTTCCAGTCTTGGAGCGGTAGGACTTTCCGCAATGCTGGCATAGAAACACAGGCTTCTCATCGTCAGAAAACTCCCCTCCACAACGCTTCTGGTGATACTGGTAACCCATCAGACTGGAAAAGTGAGCTGAGCAGCCCTGCACAAGCGTATGTGTGTGAGCATTTGGGTGTGTATATGTGAATGTGAGCGTATATGCACACGTAATGTTAATGTGATGGTGTGAGGCCATTGACAAGAATTGGACAGagttaacacaaacaataagtagaaaactGAGTAAATTAATCAAAGTTGAACATTTAATGGAAGAATATTGCTGCACTTGGTTAATATTTTCTGGTTCTTCGTAAACAGAcagcaaaaacagaaggaaactgttcatttttctgtgtgaagaCATGTCACTGTAGAGAGTCTATTTTTCACAGctctttctgttcctctctgccTTTTGCACTCTAGTGTGAGTAATGGGAAGCAGAGTGTTGATGTAGTTTTGGGCAACATGTCAAGAACAAGgcataaaggaaaaaagagggagagaggtaaaaggaggcagacagaaaaagaggagcctgaggaggagggagaaacaaaaaaactgaaactagGGTTtaaggagagaggaaaatgtgatATATTCACAAGGTTAGGCACATTTAATTGACAGatatggaaaacaaaagcagtaaagagaggaaatgagaaggGGACACTAATAATGGAATGCGTACCTCACTAGGACACTTGATTCGTCCCATCTGTTTGAGCACTCGCCGcagcctttctctctcctcatgcTCGTCACCCGTCTGGCCTTCACTCCCCGAGGGCTGAGGGGAACAAATACAACATTGCATAAGTGTGTCCCACCATAAtacttcctcctcctttctcaccTACAAAAAATggtgatgaaaatgtgttttccatctTCGGTGTTCACACTGTGCCAGAATCATTAAATCGTTTCATGGTGAGGCTGTTATTCAAGGCATGTTTACGACAACTGTCAAACTCATGTTTTCACTCAAGTGTTGGCTGGTGCCAAACCCCAGCCAAGACCAGAACAACAGATGGCTGTGCTgccagagagaagaaagagaagtgCAGGGGACTGCAGGGAGTCTGGACCTGAGAACCCTAGAAGAGCAAactgtgtttttgcatgtgttAAGACATAGAAAAAGAAGTGGGATAAATCTAACTTTCTGTAAAGGTAAGGATGAGATAAAATACTTCACTACTGCAAGTAAAATCACACTCAAGCCTGCAGGCA encodes:
- the znf512b gene encoding zinc finger protein 512B isoform X3: MGTSSKRGPVCDEQAEGKRKGRPKAEVQELRSIPAHMIVQWKEEFKRRSRVKCPCSGCWLEFPSIYGVKYHYQRCQGATVAEKLSHGCPYCEAVFATKVRLQKHKLWNHTDRVTMEPKDEQPKLQKTPVKSSTKKRPMENSPPSPVFFKVKKTHELSTPSQNGELAHQKSERKQHSHNQPSQQIHQAQPMLPQSQQSQSHSTSSDAGGSESEGGSLPPSFPDEDPERMRHRRKQKTPKKFTGEQPSISGTFGLKGMTKVEEKLKAGRAKRPEGSGLSEEPQRRSSQSHSSRKDPGTTSSGAVPDIQWQRAISERGEVVCPTCSIVTRKTIHGLKKHMEICQKLQDALKCQQCHKQFRSKAGLNYHTMAEHSTKPSGSEGQTGDEHEERERLRRVLKQMGRIKCPSEGCSAHFSSLMGYQYHQKRCGGEFSDDEKPVFLCQHCGKSYRSKTGRDYHVRTEHSPTIATTIISTTHNNKNKITDTNNNTGKERVASEESPSGGKKEQHQPEKTNWQEKPPSSQLKEREREAREKDRVKEKERQGDSEKPVPNDSQGEDFERTPSGRVRRRSAQVAVFHLQEIAEDELAKDWGTKRRIKDDLVPDSKRLNYTRPGLPNFSPELLESWKNQVKEKGFICCINENCEAVYSSVSGLKAHLANCSQSGGELGKYTCLICQKEFSSESGVKYHISKTHSQNWFRAAASQVVSSSKSKAPEDNGVKIEVRNGATTGKKRGRKPKERPTAVAPLQTKTEAPATTQNSSPAETVSLGPTQSQALMPDPTDSVHSGQNRQPISSAARRSKPKRLSLSE
- the znf512b gene encoding zinc finger protein 512B isoform X4, with product MESSSGPRLGKLSSSGLPRGRTPKHGHPQEPVKTTPLPENNNKYSPVCDEQAEGKRKGRPKAEVQELRSIPATVAEKLSHGCPYCEAVFATKVRLQKHKLWNHTDRVTMEPKDEQPKLQKTPVKSSTKKRPMENSPPSPVFFKVKKTHELSTPSQNGELAHQKSERKQHSHNQPSQQIHQAQPMLPQSQQSQSHSTSSDAGGSESEGGSLPPSFPDEDPERMRHRRKQKTPKKFTGEQPSISGTFGLKGMTKVEEKLKAGRAKRPEGSGLSEEPQRRSSQSHSSRKDPGTTSSGAVPDIQWQRAISERGEVVCPTCSIVTRKTIHGLKKHMEICQKLQDALKCQQCHKQFRSKAGLNYHTMAEHSTKPSGSEGQTGDEHEERERLRRVLKQMGRIKCPSEGCSAHFSSLMGYQYHQKRCGGEFSDDEKPVFLCQHCGKSYRSKTGRDYHVRTEHSPTIATTIISTTHNNKNKITDTNNNTGKERVASEESPSGGKKEQHQPEKTNWQEKPPSSQLKEREREAREKDRVKEKERQGDSEKPVPNDSQGEDFERTPSGRVRRRSAQVAVFHLQEIAEDELAKDWGTKRRIKDDLVPDSKRLNYTRPGLPNFSPELLESWKNQVKEKGFICCINENCEAVYSSVSGLKAHLANCSQSGGELGKYTCLICQKEFSSESGVKYHISKTHSQNWFRAAASQVVSSSKSKAPEDNGVKIEVRNGATTGKKRGRKPKERPTAVAPLQTKTEAPATTQNSSPAETVSLGPTQSQALMPDPTDSVHSGQNRQPISSAARRSKPKRLSLSE
- the znf512b gene encoding zinc finger protein 512B isoform X1 produces the protein MESSSGPRLGKLSSSGLPRGRTPKHGHPQEPVKTTPLPENNNKYSPVCDEQAEGKRKGRPKAEVQELRSIPAHMIVQWKEEFKRRSRVKCPCSGCWLEFPSIYGVKYHYQRCQGATVAEKLSHGCPYCEAVFATKVRLQKHKLWNHTDRVTMEPKDEQPKLQKTPVKSSTKKRPMENSPPSPVFFKVKKTHELSTPSQNGELAHQKSERKQHSHNQPSQQIHQAQPMLPQSQQSQSHSTSSDAGGSESEGGSLPPSFPDEDPERMRHRRKQKTPKKFTGEQPSISGTFGLKGMTKVEEKLKAGRAKRPEGSGLSEEPQRRSSQSHSSRKDPGTTSSGAVPDIQWQRAISERGEVVCPTCSIVTRKTIHGLKKHMEICQKLQDALKCQQCHKQFRSKAGLNYHTMAEHSTKPSGSEGQTGDEHEERERLRRVLKQMGRIKCPSEGCSAHFSSLMGYQYHQKRCGGEFSDDEKPVFLCQHCGKSYRSKTGRDYHVRTEHSPTIATTIISTTHNNKNKITDTNNNTGKERVASEESPSGGKKEQHQPEKTNWQEKPPSSQLKEREREAREKDRVKEKERQGDSEKPVPNDSQGEDFERTPSGRVRRRSAQVAVFHLQEIAEDELAKDWGTKRRIKDDLVPDSKRLNYTRPGLPNFSPELLESWKNQVKEKGFICCINENCEAVYSSVSGLKAHLANCSQSGGELGKYTCLICQKEFSSESGVKYHISKTHSQNWFRAAASQVVSSSKSKAPEDNGVKIEVRNGATTGKKRGRKPKERPTAVAPLQTKTEAPATTQNSSPAETVSLGPTQSQALMPDPTDSVHSGQNRQPISSAARRSKPKRLSLSE
- the znf512b gene encoding zinc finger protein 512B isoform X5 codes for the protein MGTSSKRGPVCDEQAEGKRKGRPKAEVQELRSIPATVAEKLSHGCPYCEAVFATKVRLQKHKLWNHTDRVTMEPKDEQPKLQKTPVKSSTKKRPMENSPPSPVFFKVKKTHELSTPSQNGELAHQKSERKQHSHNQPSQQIHQAQPMLPQSQQSQSHSTSSDAGGSESEGGSLPPSFPDEDPERMRHRRKQKTPKKFTGEQPSISGTFGLKGMTKVEEKLKAGRAKRPEGSGLSEEPQRRSSQSHSSRKDPGTTSSGAVPDIQWQRAISERGEVVCPTCSIVTRKTIHGLKKHMEICQKLQDALKCQQCHKQFRSKAGLNYHTMAEHSTKPSGSEGQTGDEHEERERLRRVLKQMGRIKCPSEGCSAHFSSLMGYQYHQKRCGGEFSDDEKPVFLCQHCGKSYRSKTGRDYHVRTEHSPTIATTIISTTHNNKNKITDTNNNTGKERVASEESPSGGKKEQHQPEKTNWQEKPPSSQLKEREREAREKDRVKEKERQGDSEKPVPNDSQGEDFERTPSGRVRRRSAQVAVFHLQEIAEDELAKDWGTKRRIKDDLVPDSKRLNYTRPGLPNFSPELLESWKNQVKEKGFICCINENCEAVYSSVSGLKAHLANCSQSGGELGKYTCLICQKEFSSESGVKYHISKTHSQNWFRAAASQVVSSSKSKAPEDNGVKIEVRNGATTGKKRGRKPKERPTAVAPLQTKTEAPATTQNSSPAETVSLGPTQSQALMPDPTDSVHSGQNRQPISSAARRSKPKRLSLSE